A DNA window from Acidobacteriota bacterium contains the following coding sequences:
- a CDS encoding glycosyltransferase family 2 protein: MYEDLTVGAVIPAHDEEDNIGPVVRSLLDLQTESGLQVIDDLVVCDNASTDETALRARRAGARVAREPTPGYGRACLTAIAALEPVDVVLFVDGDQAFHVHQSLDLLAPIATGADLVIGSRVLGRMEPGALSMPQIAGNRVASLLIRLLWRERITDLGPFRAVRADALRRLEMRDTAYGWTVEMQVKAIQTRMRMVETPVDTRRRRFGKSKVGGTVRGVIGAGVGILSMIFGLWIRGWTADSTASAPRRQGE; the protein is encoded by the coding sequence ATGTACGAGGACCTGACCGTCGGCGCCGTGATCCCGGCGCACGACGAAGAAGACAACATCGGCCCCGTCGTCAGATCGCTGTTGGACCTGCAGACGGAGAGCGGGCTCCAGGTGATCGACGACCTGGTGGTGTGCGACAACGCCTCCACCGACGAAACGGCGCTGCGGGCCAGACGGGCGGGCGCCCGCGTGGCACGCGAACCGACGCCCGGTTACGGAAGAGCCTGCCTGACGGCCATCGCGGCCCTGGAACCGGTGGACGTGGTCCTTTTCGTCGATGGCGACCAGGCCTTCCACGTCCACCAGTCGCTCGACCTTCTGGCGCCCATCGCAACCGGCGCCGACCTGGTCATCGGGTCCCGGGTCCTGGGACGCATGGAGCCCGGCGCCCTGTCGATGCCGCAGATCGCCGGCAACCGAGTGGCGAGCCTGTTGATCCGGTTGTTGTGGAGGGAGAGGATCACCGATCTGGGTCCGTTCCGGGCCGTTCGGGCGGACGCGCTGCGGCGCCTGGAGATGCGGGACACCGCCTACGGCTGGACCGTGGAGATGCAGGTCAAGGCGATCCAGACTAGAATGCGCATGGTCGAGACCCCGGTGGACACGCGGCGGCGGCGCTTCGGGAAATCGAAGGTCGGAGGGACCGTCAGAGGCGTCATCGGGGCTGGCGTCGGAATTCTTTCCATGATCTTCGGCCTCTGGATTCGCGGTTGGACGGCCGATTCGACGGCTTCGGCCCCGCGGCGGCAAGGAGAATAA